Proteins from a single region of Callithrix jacchus isolate 240 chromosome 12, calJac240_pri, whole genome shotgun sequence:
- the LOC118146447 gene encoding uncharacterized protein LOC118146447 isoform X2, whose amino-acid sequence MRLEGETRACGRGGAAGVGGELRPGSGGVKAGGADAGQRPPREREARVVRAAATTGVGDLANGGLGSSGGGEGPGLTRRQARSGALGKAHLGEEDPQGEAHLGEAHPGATPWEMTPRERTPWTGPPGRGPPGRSPSG is encoded by the exons ATGCGCCTGGAAGGGGAAACGCGGGCCTGCGGACGTGGAGGAGCCGCCGGGGTTGGGGGCGAGCTGAGACCTGGCAGCGGCGGGGTCAAGGCGGGGGGAGCAGACGCAGGGCAGCGGCCCCCCAGGGAGCGGGAAGCGCGCGTTGTCCGGGCGGCGGCTACGACCGGAGTTGGAGACTTGGCCAATGGAGGACTTGGCTCATCCGGGGGTGGGGAGGGCCCGGGACTCACCCGGCGACAGGCACGCTCGGGAGCTCTAGGGAAAGCCCATCTGGGGGAGGAGGACCCCCAGGGAGAAGCCCATCTGGGTGAGGCCCACCCGGGGGCGACCCCCTGGGAGATGACCCCCAGGGAGAGGACACCCTGGACAGGACCCCCGGGGAGAGGACCCCCAGGGAGAAGCCCATCTGG GTGA
- the LOC118146447 gene encoding uncharacterized protein LOC118146447 isoform X1, translating into MRLEGETRACGRGGAAGVGGELRPGSGGVKAGGADAGQRPPREREARVVRAAATTGVGDLANGGLGSSGGGEGPGLTRRQARSGALGKAHLGEEDPQGEAHLGEAHPGATPWEMTPRERTPWTGPPGRGPPGRSPSGHCTGDVYMCIPFRLTEMAVTSYPV; encoded by the exons ATGCGCCTGGAAGGGGAAACGCGGGCCTGCGGACGTGGAGGAGCCGCCGGGGTTGGGGGCGAGCTGAGACCTGGCAGCGGCGGGGTCAAGGCGGGGGGAGCAGACGCAGGGCAGCGGCCCCCCAGGGAGCGGGAAGCGCGCGTTGTCCGGGCGGCGGCTACGACCGGAGTTGGAGACTTGGCCAATGGAGGACTTGGCTCATCCGGGGGTGGGGAGGGCCCGGGACTCACCCGGCGACAGGCACGCTCGGGAGCTCTAGGGAAAGCCCATCTGGGGGAGGAGGACCCCCAGGGAGAAGCCCATCTGGGTGAGGCCCACCCGGGGGCGACCCCCTGGGAGATGACCCCCAGGGAGAGGACACCCTGGACAGGACCCCCGGGGAGAGGACCCCCAGGGAGAAGCCCATCTGG ACACTGCACAGGtgatgtgtacatgtgtattcCTTTCCGGCTCACAGAAATGGCAGTTACATCGTACCCTGTTTAG